From a single Lentisphaera profundi genomic region:
- a CDS encoding S1 family peptidase: MKESIDVDQTSNLSVSYMPTGYFSRKIYTRPFMFGNIDPDKMSNELAEDIKFNLRPKTVNVLVYTVPAYVDRVFTFKQDEAHKTLAFTAQAGVEERIGQNAKVKNLIAENKVLKVYKTKAENRGPERVVVVQTAKKSTKSHTTQALKSTANKSQKPQALVNDDAPSEKVDAQVLYEEYFVDLPGEFVRAKKALGDKYWVVECADKKLYLVNLEEVKKENEPIPLISEQWTAGGKYALFASSITRDFTVVELTSGKIIKKCDWDFNGEVSSFIMGSHNSRYVFVAVRKDSHIMFWHLYDLKNGKTFRHGESSGYTRSGGPNLFASKDLKTVGYTNISVSPTGINTIDPFNDSKVQNIHSSTNYIHFEGDERGFIARNTVYKRGSSRSRDDGVSLTSNTEAFLPDENGACNIRISTIGDCKLYLNNYFKDSNETKEFCSLGRLPWVANTGRRHQSLFVSIHTARKNDSKDSKKFKGYESLLSRMVFDSELGFFAFKNEFKKDGVTIRKFNLKDMMSSEISNEYLVLQSELKTKLYTGNSYEQQLKLLGKGGVEVKLLKGPSGFSISSDGLIKWDVPGSLSSVGKTRVALEFKNGAGEVKQIGYDIDVLPKVDSLNATAVESDDSQEHAPIYKFIFEGENSCNFTVLSNGLVAIQNNLTLSVVNLSSNTLIKKIPLKHKYNDLLACGDKIAAWVNGQLDIIDYRSLKPVRSFKIGGYDLKDGAFDKVNKRIWFASLKGGEDDRISQQKIIYFDFVKGVFRFYDNILGSKVAVHPSGKILYSYVKVSHMQRELLRDYFGGQYVRTISSNDQTLFAFAIKKDDSLDGLRLNSSPGSNAKDLVVDPFGRGVYYVSGGGYRSGPKEMNGYTIPLFDPTDVSKAVTSYNTGSYPSGVAVDLSTGVVATYNGKKITLHNSKTGIQITKEIKLSLGDQIQKMLFSKDGQHLYILAKNTSLSRQSGVSQKGDLFTVLDLSGLSAAMVKHQNTLVTKLPATSVIVSQIKKNLSVQTSLIPKSTLRISQEEINKIKVDSVSSKSRTLQKASLIAKKYNQATVLIKNNRGSGTGFFINKRGLILTCAHVLSQENTVRFKDSKGDVKTVKVAIVGTDSVNDLALLQTVPYISSPYVGLELKRMPEMGEQLVVIGNPGAGNLILSNTMTTGIVSNNNRILDGKKYIQTSAAINPGNSGGPIFDKYGNVCGVVTMKARMEGAGFAVPPDTMLKFLKAALKKK; the protein is encoded by the coding sequence TTGAAGGAGTCAATTGATGTTGACCAAACAAGTAATCTGTCAGTGAGTTACATGCCTACAGGGTATTTTTCTAGAAAAATTTATACACGTCCGTTTATGTTTGGTAATATTGATCCTGATAAAATGAGTAATGAGCTTGCTGAAGATATAAAGTTTAACCTGCGACCCAAAACGGTGAATGTTCTAGTTTATACAGTTCCAGCGTATGTTGATAGAGTTTTTACTTTTAAGCAGGATGAAGCGCATAAAACTTTAGCTTTTACTGCACAGGCCGGTGTAGAGGAACGAATTGGTCAGAATGCAAAGGTGAAGAACCTCATTGCAGAAAACAAAGTATTAAAAGTCTATAAAACAAAGGCTGAAAACAGGGGGCCGGAACGAGTCGTCGTTGTACAGACAGCAAAAAAATCTACGAAATCACATACAACACAGGCTTTGAAGAGTACGGCCAATAAGAGCCAGAAACCTCAAGCTTTAGTTAATGATGACGCTCCTAGCGAAAAGGTAGACGCGCAAGTATTATATGAGGAATATTTTGTTGATTTGCCGGGAGAATTTGTACGAGCCAAAAAAGCGCTTGGAGATAAATATTGGGTTGTTGAATGCGCGGATAAAAAATTGTATTTGGTTAATTTGGAAGAAGTAAAAAAAGAGAATGAGCCTATTCCATTAATTAGTGAGCAATGGACTGCGGGTGGAAAATATGCCTTGTTTGCATCGAGTATAACGCGTGATTTTACAGTAGTGGAGTTGACGTCTGGCAAAATAATTAAAAAATGTGACTGGGATTTTAATGGCGAAGTATCCAGTTTTATAATGGGGTCACATAACTCGCGCTACGTATTTGTAGCAGTGAGAAAAGATTCTCATATTATGTTTTGGCATTTATATGACCTGAAAAACGGTAAAACTTTTAGGCATGGGGAAAGTTCTGGTTACACGCGTTCTGGAGGGCCGAATTTATTTGCATCGAAAGATCTTAAAACAGTCGGCTATACAAATATATCTGTTTCTCCCACAGGTATTAACACTATAGATCCGTTCAATGATAGTAAAGTACAGAATATTCATAGTTCTACAAATTACATTCATTTCGAAGGTGATGAGCGAGGGTTCATTGCTAGAAATACAGTATATAAGAGAGGGAGTAGTCGTTCGCGGGATGATGGCGTATCCTTAACAAGTAATACAGAGGCTTTTTTACCTGATGAAAACGGTGCTTGCAATATTCGCATTTCTACAATTGGGGACTGTAAGCTTTATTTAAATAACTACTTTAAAGATTCAAACGAAACTAAGGAATTTTGTTCTTTAGGAAGGTTGCCGTGGGTGGCTAATACAGGTAGACGACATCAATCTTTATTTGTCAGCATACACACAGCACGAAAAAATGACTCAAAGGATTCGAAGAAATTTAAAGGTTATGAATCCTTATTATCTCGTATGGTATTCGATAGTGAATTAGGTTTTTTTGCCTTTAAAAATGAATTTAAAAAAGATGGAGTGACAATTCGAAAATTTAACCTTAAGGATATGATGTCCAGTGAAATTTCGAATGAGTATTTAGTTTTACAGTCAGAGTTAAAAACAAAACTTTACACAGGGAACTCTTATGAGCAGCAATTAAAGCTCTTAGGGAAAGGGGGCGTTGAAGTTAAATTGTTAAAGGGGCCCTCTGGTTTTTCAATCAGTTCAGATGGATTAATTAAGTGGGATGTGCCAGGGAGTTTGTCCAGTGTAGGTAAAACACGAGTCGCTTTGGAGTTTAAGAATGGTGCAGGAGAAGTTAAACAAATTGGCTATGACATTGATGTGCTCCCTAAAGTGGATTCACTTAACGCTACGGCAGTTGAAAGTGATGATTCACAAGAGCATGCACCAATATATAAATTCATCTTTGAGGGTGAAAACAGTTGTAACTTTACGGTGTTGTCGAATGGCCTGGTAGCTATACAAAATAATCTTACTTTATCAGTTGTTAACTTGAGTTCTAATACCTTAATAAAGAAAATTCCCTTGAAGCATAAATATAATGACCTGTTGGCATGTGGTGATAAAATCGCAGCCTGGGTCAATGGTCAGTTAGATATTATAGACTACAGATCGCTTAAACCAGTTAGGAGCTTTAAAATCGGAGGCTATGATCTTAAAGATGGGGCCTTTGATAAGGTCAATAAGAGGATTTGGTTTGCTTCTCTTAAGGGGGGAGAGGATGACAGAATTTCACAACAGAAGATCATTTATTTTGACTTTGTTAAAGGCGTGTTCCGTTTTTACGATAATATTCTCGGAAGTAAAGTAGCCGTGCATCCGTCTGGTAAGATTTTGTACTCCTATGTAAAAGTCAGTCATATGCAGAGGGAATTACTACGTGATTACTTTGGTGGTCAGTATGTTAGAACCATATCCAGTAACGATCAGACTTTATTTGCCTTTGCGATTAAGAAAGATGATAGCTTAGATGGTCTAAGATTAAATTCTAGTCCGGGCTCCAATGCCAAGGACTTGGTGGTAGACCCCTTTGGGCGAGGTGTGTATTACGTTTCGGGAGGTGGGTACCGAAGTGGCCCGAAGGAAATGAACGGTTATACAATACCTCTGTTTGATCCAACAGATGTCAGTAAGGCAGTGACGAGTTATAATACAGGATCTTACCCGTCAGGTGTGGCAGTAGACCTTAGTACAGGAGTAGTAGCGACGTATAATGGTAAAAAAATCACCTTACATAATTCAAAAACGGGCATTCAAATCACTAAAGAAATAAAACTTTCTCTAGGCGATCAGATTCAAAAAATGCTTTTCAGTAAAGATGGTCAGCATTTATACATTTTAGCAAAAAACACCAGCTTATCACGCCAGTCAGGTGTATCTCAGAAAGGCGATTTATTTACTGTACTCGATTTATCTGGCTTATCTGCAGCGATGGTAAAACACCAAAATACATTAGTGACAAAACTGCCGGCTACTTCAGTTATAGTTTCTCAGATAAAAAAGAATTTATCTGTACAAACATCATTAATTCCAAAATCGACTTTGAGGATTTCTCAAGAGGAGATCAATAAAATTAAGGTCGACTCAGTGAGTAGTAAAAGTAGAACTTTACAGAAGGCGAGTCTTATAGCTAAAAAGTATAATCAAGCAACTGTTTTGATAAAAAACAACAGAGGCTCAGGAACAGGATTTTTTATCAATAAACGAGGCTTGATCCTTACCTGTGCACACGTTTTATCACAGGAGAATACGGTGCGGTTTAAGGACTCCAAAGGTGATGTAAAAACAGTTAAGGTAGCAATTGTTGGTACAGATAGTGTTAATGATCTGGCCTTGCTGCAGACAGTGCCTTACATTAGTAGTCCTTATGTAGGTTTAGAATTAAAGCGAATGCCGGAAATGGGTGAACAGCTGGTTGTTATTGGTAATCCTGGAGCAGGCAACCTTATTTTGAGTAATACTATGACGACTGGGATTGTGTCAAATAATAATCGCATTCTTGATGGTAAGAAGTATATACAAACCAGTGCGGCCATTAATCCAGGGAATAGTGGAGGCCCTATTTTTGATAAATATGGTAATGTGTGCGGCGTGGTGACTATGAAGGCTAGAATGGAAGGTGCCGGTTTCGCCGTACCCCCAGATACAATGCTCAAATTCCTTAAAGCTGCATTGAAAAAGAAATGA